In the genome of Planctomycetia bacterium, the window GATGTCGGCGCATGTTCGTTCCTCGTAGTTTCGCTCTCGCTTTGTGCTTGAGTGTCGTGTTTCTCGCGGCCGGCACCTCGACGGCAAATGCCGCCGCACCGCAGGGGTTGGGGCGCTCTTTCCAGAAGCTGCAGAAGGAAAAGAAGCTCAGGATCGCCTACTTCGGTGGATCGATCACCGCGGGCCAAGGCGCGTCCCGTCCGTGGCGGGCCCAAACCACGGCTTGGTTTCAGAGCCTCGCTCCGCAGGCCGCGATCACGGAAGTGAGCGCCGCGGCCGACGGCGGATCCGAATACGGAGCGTTTCGGTTTCGCAAAGAGATCGTGGAGCAGGATCCCGATCTTGTGTTCGTTGAGTTCGCCGTCGACGACGCCGACTTAGACGAGCAGCGAGTCTTGCGAAGCGCGGAAGGAATCGTCCGGCAATTTTGGACGACTAACCCCTGGGCCGAAATCGTGTTCATTTA includes:
- a CDS encoding SGNH/GDSL hydrolase family protein; the protein is MFVPRSFALALCLSVVFLAAGTSTANAAAPQGLGRSFQKLQKEKKLRIAYFGGSITAGQGASRPWRAQTTAWFQSLAPQAAITEVSAAADGGSEYGAFRFRKEIVEQDPDLVFVEFAVDDADLDEQRVLRSAEGIVRQFWTTNPWAEIVFIYTASKKTSPSNDRDEVPKAVGYHQAVARHYGIPAIDVGSALAEDIRSEKSTWESLTTDGVHPNDAGTAVYFRTIEAFLAAHRNDRIEEPMTSLPDPLTKDPFSGTHLMKGTTLYAPGWRKVTTPADSLPFIYFYLIGRDLFM